The sequence CAGATCGCCTGGACCAGCCTACCTTTCAGGAGTACTATACGCGGCTGGCCCGCCCCTACGAGCGGGGTTTGCGCAAGGCGATGGCGGCTGGCGAGATTCGGGAGATGGACGCGGAGGCGCTGGCCTATACGCTGATCGGGATCGGCCATTTTCTGGCGCAACGCTGGCTGGTCTGGTCGGAGAGCGAGGTAGGTCAGGCCGGGCGGGACCACGCTGCCGAGGGTGAGGCGCCAGAACTGCCAGAGCGCGTTTTTGCGATGCTGCTTGATTTTCTGGCGCATGGATTGAAGCCCTGAGTCATGGGCAGGGCGCTCAGGTTTATCAGAGGAGAGGGTAGCCGGTGGAACGAGAGCAGTTACTTGCAGCGGCGCGGGCGCATGTCCGGGCGCGCCTGGGGGATGATAGCAGTGGACACGATTGGCGCCATGTTGAGCGCGTGGTGCGGCTGGCGCGGCGGCTGGCAGAAGAGGAGGGGGCGGATGTCTTTTTGTGTGAACTGGCGGCGCTGACGCATGATCTGGCCGACTGGAAGCTGAACCCCGATGAGGCGCGGGCGCTGGAAGAGGTGCGCGATTGGCTGGCGCAGCACGAGGCCGATGCGCCGACGATTGCGCGAGTGATGGAGATTATTACCCACCTGTCGTTTAAGGGCGGCGGCCAGCCGCCGATGCACACGTTGGAGGGGCAGATTGTGCAGGATGCTGATCGGCTGGATGCTATCGGGGCCATCGGCATTGCGCGGGCCTTTGCCTATGGCGGCGCGAAGGGTTTGCTGCTGCACGACCCGGAGGCCCGGCCACGCGGCCAGATGACGGCGGAGGAATATCGCGGCCAGCAGGCGGCGACCATCACCCATTTTCATGAAAAGCTGCTCTTACTCAAAGACAGGATGCATACTGCTACAGCGCGGCGGCTGGCGGCGCATCGGCACGCGGTGCTGGAAGCGTTCCTGGCCGAGTTTGAGGCGGAGTGGGAAGGCGCGCGCTGATCACGGTTCGATTCTTTTATGCTCTAATCTCTGCTGAAGCAGAGCTATGGCGTTGGCGGGTGTGGCGGCTATCTGGACGGCGGCCAGGTCTTTGGGGTGAACGTCGAGGTTGGCGACGAGGCTTTCAAGGACGGGCCGCCAGTTTTCGCCCAGCAGAATGATGGGGCGCGGCCCTGGGCCGTCGAGGAGGCTGAGGCTCCAGACGAGGAAGAGTTCGGTGAGCGTGCCAGTGCCGCCTGTCACGACGACGAAGCCGTCGGCGCGGTTGGTCAGGGCTTCCAGGCGGGCAAAGATGGTTTCGGCCTGGATGCGCTCCACCAGCCAGGGGTTCGGGATGCTGGCGCGAAAGAGTTGATCAACCATAATGCCGATGACATGGCCGCCCGCTTCACGCGCGCCCCGGCTGACGGCTTGCATCGCGCCATCGTAGCCGCCATTGCAGACGGTGAAGTCCGCTTCAGCGAGCTGCTTGCCTAATTCGTGCGCGTCCCGATAGATGGTGGAATCTTCGGGGCAGCGCGAACTGCCAAAAACGGTGATGATGTACGATTCTGCGCGAGCTTCTGCCATTCTGCGCTCCTTCCCTAGCGATTGAAAAGCATCTGTCGGATGGCCTCAATTTCGCGTTTGAGGGTGGCATTTTCCTTGATTTCCTGGGCAATTTTTTCATAGCCGTGAATGATGGTGGTGTGATCGCGGCCCCCCAGTTCGTTGCCGATGTCGGTGGTAGAGGCATCGGTTTCCTGGCGCATCAAGAACATGGCGATCTGGCGCGGCAGGACGACATAGCGGTCTCGCTGCCTGCCACGCAAGAGGGCTTCGGGGATGTGGTAGTAGTCTGCGATACAGCGCGTGATCTGAGGCAGGGTTGGCTGATTGCCTTTGATGTCAATCGCCAGGTTTTGCAGGGCCAGGCGCGCGGTCTCTACGGAGAGCGCGCTCTGATGCAATTCGGCGTAGGCCAGCACGCGGTTCAGGCTGCCTTCGAGTTCGCGGATGTTGGTATCCACGCGCCGCGCCACAAAATCAATGACCTCATTGGGGACCAGGCGCTGCATGTAATCAACCTTGGCGCGCAAGATGGCGGTGCGCAGTTCCAGGTCGGGCAGTTGAATATCGGCGATCAGTCCCCACTCAAAGCGCGAGCGCAGGCGCTCTTCCAGGTGGGTGATCAATTTGGGCGGGCGATCACTGCAAATGACGATTTGTTTGCTGCTTTCATGCAGGCTGTTAAAGGTGTGGAAAAACTCTTCTTCGGTTGATTCTTTGCCCGCGATAAATTGAATATCATCCACCAGCAAGACATCCACAGAGCGGTATTTCGCGCGGAACTCTTCGGTGGAGCGGTAACGGATGGCGTTCACAATCTCGTTGGTGAATGTCTCTGATGAGATATACAACACGGCCAGCCCACGCGCCAGGGCGCTGTGACCGATGGCGTGGAGCAGGTGCGTTTTCCCCAGGCCGACGCCGCCATAGAGATAGAGCGGGTTATAGGACGTACCGGGCTTCTCTGCCACGGCGAGCGAGGCAGCGTGGGCCAGGCGATTGCTGCTGCCCACAATGAACCCGGCAAAGGTATAGCGCGGGTTCAGGCTGGGTCCAAGTGGGCCTACAGCGCGCCCTGATTGATCGGTAAAAGGCGGTTCATTCAATGGCATCGTTTCCATATGCGAAGTGTCCAGCCGTCTATCTCATGGATTCTGGCGCGAATGATGGGCTGTCCAGCCTGGCATAGCTCGTGCAACGAGGCAAAGATAGTGCTTCATTCCAGAAGGGAGAGTAACGCGATGCGATCAGTGACTCAACAGCATTTACACCGCAGTACGACGAATAAGATGGTTGCCGGAGTGTGTGGCGGCTTGGGCGAGTTTCTTGGCATTGATGCAACCATCGTGCGGCTCGTCGTACTGCTGTTGGTGATCCCCTTTAGTATTTTGATAGGTCTGTTCTATGTCGCGCTGGTCCTGCTTTTGCCGCCTGAGAAGCCAGCGCCGATGGCTGGCTAGCCTGCGAGGGCGATGCACTCGATCTCGACCAGCGCCCCACGCGGCAAATCGGCGACGGCTACGGTGCTGCGCGCCGGGGGAGTCTCGGTGAAATAGCGCGCGTACACTTCGTTCATGGCCGCGAAATCGCTCATTGATTTGAGGAAGACGGTTGTTTTGACAACCGCCTCAAACGAAGCGCCCGCAGCGGTCAGGACGGCACGGATGTTTTCAAGGACGCGCTCGGTTTGCGCCTGAATGTCTCCGGTGATGAACTGGCCGGTTGCGGGGTCAAGAGGAATCTGGCCGGCGGCGAAGATCATGCCGCCAGCTTTGATGGCCTGGCTGTAGGGGCCGATGGCCGCCGGGGCATGCTGGGTTTTCACCTGTTCGCGCTGCATGGTAATAACTCGCTTTCTGCTACAGCTATGGGATGGTTGGTATGATTCAGGCTGGCTCCTGAATCTGCTGGCGTCCTGTGGCCTGGGTCTGGCTTGCCTGCGCCGCTGGTGCGATGAAGGCGTGACCAGGCGATTTAATGAAGGCGAAATAGACACCCAGCGCCAGGCTCACCAGCAGGATGATGACCACAATGATCATGACGAGTGAGGTCCAGCGCGAGGAACGCGCGCGCGCGCCGGGACCAGCCAGGGGAGACACAGAGCCAGGGGGAGAGAAGGACCGATCCGGGGGCGGCGAAGCGTCTACCGGGCGTGAGGTATGCTTTGGGCGCTCGCTGGCGCCAGGGGGCGCTGTGACCCGGCGATGAGGCTGTTGATCCACAGCGAGCAGGCTGCCAGGAATGGTGATGCCCTCTTCGATGCTTTTCTTCAGGCTTTCGCGCAGAGCTTTGCGCATCGCCTCGGCGCTGGTATAGCGCCGTTCCGGCTCTTTCTGAAGGGCTTTTTTCACCACCAGTTCCAGGGCGCGCGGGATGCGGGCGTTATATTTGGATGGCGGCGGCGGGACGTTATTGGCGTGCTGCATTGCCACCTGCACTGCGGAAGACCCGACGAATGGGGGGCGGCCAGCCAGCATTTCGTAGAGGACGACACCGAGCGAATAGAGGTCGCTTGCGGGGCTGAGCGGCTCGCCGCGCGCCTGCTCTGGCGCGAGGTAATCGGCGGTACCCAGGACGATGCCGGTGTTGGTGAGTCCGGCGGCTTCCATCACGCGCACGATGCCAAAGTCGGTCAGTTTGGCCTGGCCGTCGGGGGTGATCATAATGTTTTGGGGCTTAATATCACGGTGGATGAAGCCCTGGGCGTGGGCCACTTGAAGGACCGAACAAATCTGGCCGGTGATCTGGACCGCCTCTTGTGGAGAGAGCGAGTTTTTCTGAGCCAGATATTGCTTGAGGTTGACGCCCTCCACGTATTCCATGATCAGGTAGTGTTCGCCGCGCTCCTCCAGAAAATCGTAGATGGTGACGGCATTGGGATGGGAGAGGCGGGCAGCGGCATGCGCTTCACGCCGGAAACGCTCGATGGCGCGCCGGTCAGTTTTTGCCAGGGAACGCAGGATTTTGACGGCTACGATGCGCTCAACCCGCGTGTCCCAGGCTTTATAGACGGTTGCCATGCCGCCGGTGGCAATTGGCTCGCGCAGTTCGTAGCGGCCATCGCCCAGAGATGTCCTACCTGTCCGTTTCGTTTCCATCCATTGCTCCCGCTTGGATTGAGGGCTGGATGTTCAGCGCCTGGCGCCCTGCCGCCCTTCATCTTAAAAAAGCAGCCGCCCAGGCGTGCTTCTGAGGATACATGACCATGCTCTGGTGGTAAGTATAGACGTTTCGTTCATAGACCGTCAAGCGGCATCTTTGCGCGTGAGAGGCTCTCTAAAAGTCCGTCAGGGGTACGGAGGCTGGCGGCTGAAGGCTGCGCCGCCAAGCCTGTCTGCACGGATTCCCCACCGCCGACATGCCGGACGGCTCACTTGTAGCGCCGCCATCTTGGCGGCTCAACGCTGGCCCGCCGGTACGGTGGCCTGGAGGGCGAACGCGCGCCCTGGCGAAGCGTTGGCCGCCTGGAAGGCGGCGCTACAAGTACAGACAGGCTTGGCGGCGCGGCCTTCAGCCGCCAGCAGACTTTTACTCGAACCAGTTCGGGCGAGATGTGCCGTCAATGCCACCCTGGGTCAGTTGGATGGGGTCGCCATCCAGCGTAATAGTGGGCGCCGGGGTCGTTGTCGGCGTTGGTGTTGCGCCAGGCGTGGCCGACGCGGCGGGCGCAGGCGCGGGGGTGGTGAACTTGACCTTTGCCATGAACAGGTTATATTCGCCGTTGTTAAACTCCATAAAGAAGAGGGTGTTGTTCGCGCCCCAGACCGGCTGGCCGATGAGGCCCGACGCCAGCTTCTGCGATTGCTTGTAGTAGCTGGTGTTGGTATAGTAGATGCTCTGCCCGTTTCTGATCAGGGGGTAGCTTTCCTGGTTGGGGTCGCCCGTGACTTTCGCGCCGACGGGCATGATATAGAGGTCGTCCTGCCCGTTCTCGCGGCGGATATAGGTGATGTACTTGCCATCGGGGGAGAAGGATGGCTCAAGCGGGATGAGTTTGGGGTCCAGCGGCGATAGCTGGACGACGCGGGAGTCGCCACCTGCGGCGGGGATAATCAGGAGGGACAACTGTGTCACGAGATCAGAATTAGAGCCTACGTATTGGAAGCTGGTAAAGAGGATCTCTGTGTCACTTGTGCCTGGGCGCAGGCTGAGGTCTTGATCGCCGCCCGCGTAGCAGTAAGGCCAGGCGAGTTGCCTGGGTGGGGCATTCAACTGGCCGCCAGAAACCGGCCTGGCGCTGGCAGGCAGTTCGGCAATGCCCATGTCCAGAATCCAGTCTCTGGAGGAGGCGCCATAGCAGGTGGGATTGGGGAAGGGTGTGGTATTGCCGCCCTTGAAGAAATCGGTGAGGTAGATGATGTTCTTCCCGTTGGCGGTCCAGATGGGATTGCCAGCCCAGAACAGATAGTGAAAGGGCGCGCCGGTACTCCGGTTGTGGAGGGAGTCGTCGGTGAGCATCGTGGCTTTCCCGCCAGCGATGGGCATGGTGGCAATGTCGGAATAGTCTCTGCCATTCCTGCGCACGACAAAGGCGATAGCCGTGCCATTGGGCGAAAGAGCAGGCTGGAGAGCGGCGCCATCCTGGGTTAACTGGGTCAGGCTATCATCCTTGCCATGCAGGATAAAGATGTTGCCCCCTTTGACAAAGAGGATATTGCCGTCGAATTGGGTGTTACTGACGCCAATATCGCCGCTGCCGTTGGTCTTCTTGGTGTTAAAGTTGTTGTTATTGTCGCCGCATGCTTGCAGCAGCAGCATCAAGCTCAGGCCGAATGCAATCAGCCAGCGATAGTTTCGGGCGGCGGGCCGCTCCAATGGCTCGCGCATGGCGCATGTCTCCTTATTCCTAGTTCAATATCCTCAAAGCAGATGGTGATCAGGCGCTGAGCCATACAGGGCGAGAGGCGCCATCAATGCCATTCCTGGTCAGTTGGATGGGGTCGCCATCCAGGGTAATACCGGGCGGTGGTGTAGCTGTCGGCGTTGGCGCAGCGCCAGGCGTGGCCGACGCGGCGGGCGCGGGAGCCGTAAACTTCACTTTCGCCAGAAACAGGTCAAACAGGTTATCACGAAACTCCATGAAGAAGAGTTGATTCTGATCGCCCCAGGTCGGCTGGCCGATGATGCCCTCAGCCAGCTTGTGCGAGGCGTCATAATAGGTGGTGTTCGTATAGTACTTTGCGCGGGCTGCGCCGATTAAAAGGTATTCTTCCGGGCCACCTCCAGCGAGCGTGTTAGGTATGCCGTTTTGGATGGCGGCATCAACGGCCATGATATACAGATTGTCCTGACCGTTTTCGCGGCGGATATAGGTGATGTATTTGCCGTCAGGCGACCAGGACGGCTCCAGAGATAAGATTTTGGGGTCCGGCGGCGATAGCTGGATGACGCGGTACGGCCCGCCTCCCCTGGGGATGATGAGGACCGAGACCTGGGCTACCAGATCGTTCTGTGATCCGACATAGCGGAAGCCGGTGAACAGGATTTCTGTATCTGAGACGCCGGGCCGCAAGCTGAGGTCTTGATCGCCCCCGGCATAACAATAGGGCCAGGCGAGGAGTTTGGGCGGGTTCGCGTGTCCGGAGGACGAGATGGCTGGAAGCGCCCTGGCGTTGGCAGGCGTCTCGACGATAGCCAGGTCTTGAATAGAGTCTTTTATTGAGAAGGCGGGACAGGTCTGGTTGATGCGAGGCGTGGCCCGCCCACCCTTATAGAAATCGGAGAGATAGATGATCTGCTTGTCGTCGCTGCTCCAGATGGGATTGCCAGCCCAGAACTGATAGTGAAAGACGCCGCTCTTATCCGGGTCGCACTTACACAGGAGCCGGTTGTCGGTATGGGGTGTGACAGTGCCGCCTGCCAGGGGCATGGTGGCGAGGTTGGAATAATCGCTCCCCGGCTTGTGCAACTCAAAGGCGATAGTGCTGCCGTCGTGTGAGACGGATGGCTGAGCGGCTGAGCGGTTAGAGGTAAGCTGGGTTACGCTCTCATCCGCGCCGTGTAGGACGAGCAGGTTGCCATCCTTGACAAAGAGCATGGAGCCAGTGAATTTGACCGTTTGGTTGGTGCCGACGCCACCAGGGTTCCCGTTGGAACTGAAGTGATCGTTGTTATCGCCACATGCTTGCAGCAGCACGATGAGGGTGACAATTGCCAGCCAGCCATATTTTTTCGGATATTGCGAGCTAGAGCGTACCCGCATAGTTCACTTGCTCCTTCGTCCCTGGTCTGGATAGTCCGGGCGGTGGCTGGTGTCAGGCGCTGGTCCACGAAGGGCGAGAGTCGCCGTCAACGCCGCCGTCGGTGAGTTGGATTGGCTTTCCTTGAATCGAGATGGTCGCGCCGTTAAAGGCTAACTGCGCCAGCCACAGGTTATACTGGTTATTTTTGTATTGCAGATAGAGCAGAGATTTGCCGTCGGGCGACCAGACCGGGTACGAGATGGCGCCGCTGCCAAGATCGGGCCTGGTAGACTTCGCATAGTCACCAAAGTCCGGCGAGCCGTTGGCCGGGTCGCTCACGCGCATGATCGCTAGCGAGGCCGAGCCATCCGTGCCGATGATATAGGCCAGGTTCTGACCATCGGGCGACCAGGATGCCTCCCGCGTCTGCTGCGGTTTGCTATCAATGCCCAGGGCTGGCGCGAGCGCGGTTTCTTGCTGCTGGCCCTGCGTCGGGTTCGATTGCTGGCCCTGCGCTGGCTCCGGCTGTTGATCGAGCGCCGCCAGGAAGACCTGTACCAGCAGGTTATCGGTCGCTTTTGGGTCGTAAGCGTAGTGGGTGTAGGTTAGTTGGACGCCGCTGCCAGGGCGCAGGCTGAGGTTGGCGTCACCGCCAGCGCCGGGCAGGCCGGTGTCGTTGTCGCCGCGCGCGGGCCAGAGAACAATCTGGGCGTTGCCGCCACGCGCTGGTATCTTCCAGACGGCCATATCCTGAAAACCACACGAGGTTTTCAACAGTTTCTGCGCGTCCGAAAGGAAGTAGAGCGCGGCTCCGTCCTGTGTCCAGATGGGGTTTGCCGCCCAGGCCGTATCGGCTTCGCTGAGGCCGTTGGCGCATACGATCTGTTTCCCTGTCCCCTGGTTGTGGGTCAGCGCGATGGCCTGCCCGCCTTGCGAGGGAACGACCATCAGATCGGACCAGTTCGCGCCCCGGCGAACATAGGCCAGATGCGAGCCATCGGGAGCATACGCCGGGTCTTGCGCGTGGCTTCCGACGACCAGGGCATTGACGCTGCCGTCTTTGCCACTCAAGGTATAGAGCTGCTGGTTGCGCACAAAAGCGATATGCCCCTGAAAAGAGGTGTTGACGTTGATGGCAAGCGCGCTGGCGCCGCCGTCTTTGGAGCCAGGGATCGGGCGAAACTGGCTGCTGTCGGTGACGAGGCCGTTGCAGCCTTGCAGCGCGAGAAGGATGCCAAAGACCAGGCCCGGCCAGAGGCTCAGCCTGCTCTTTGCCAGATTGCTCTTGCTTGTTGTTATGAGTTGTGTTGTGTCCTGGGCGCCCATCCGTGTTACCCCGTTGTCTGGCCTGACCACTGGCCCGGAACCGGATTGACTGTGCAGGGCTGGTTCTGGTTGATGGCCGGGTCTGGATGGATCGTTGATTGGATGGTCTGGTTGACCGCCTGCCAGTTCGGCAGCAGCGCGTAGGTCTGCTCACCATTGGAGCGGAAGAGCGTCCCCTGGCCCGCGCTGTAATCGGGCGGAGCAAGCACGATCTGCTTGATGTTCTGGTGAGCGATGTCTTTGGCAAAATTGGCAACCTCGGTGATTTCCTTCACGGTCATGTCGGTCAGCACATTGCCCTGAAGGTCGGTTGCCAGGTCGGGAATCTTATCAACCAGGTTGCCGGTGTTGGCCTTTTTCTCCAGGGCCAGCAAGACGGACTGCTGGCGCTGCGAGCGCCCGAAGTCGCCGGACTGGTCGGAGTGGCGCGAGCGCACGTATTCGAGGGCGGCCCGCCCATTCAGGTGCTGCGGCCCTGACTGGATATACAGGCGCTTATAGCCAAATTGGTCGCTGTTGCCGACATCGTTGGGGTAGGCGTCGTCCACGATGGGGTGCAGGACATCCACATCCACGCCGCCCAGCGTGTCAATGACTTTGACGAAGCCTTCCAGCCCAACCCAGGCGTAGCGCCAGATGGGGATGCCATAGTCGCGCTCTACGACGGTGCGCTCAAACTGAATGGCTTGATCGGAACCATCGCCCTGTCCGGCGATCTCGTCCAGCTTCATACACCTGTTTGTCCCTGGCATGTTGACCCAGGAGTCGCGGGGAATGGAGATCAGGTCAACGGTTTTGCTGGCCGGGTCCAGCGAGACGACGATAATCGTCTGGGTCAAGACGCCGTTGCCCAGCATGCCGCTGCCGCCAAACTTCTGCGTATCGTTATCGCTGCCCAGCAGCAAGACGTTGACACGCTCGCCGCTCAAGATGTCCCTGGGTACGTCAATGCCTTGCTCCTGGCCGCCGCGAGCAACCTGATGGTTGGTGCTGGTCTGGATGAGTTGCAGCAGCGGGCCGAAATAGAGGACCAGGCTGCCCGCAACGGCGGCCAGCACGGTGAGGATGGCTGTCGGGATGAAGAGCCAGAGCAGGCGACGATTGCGTTTGCGCAGACGCTCTCGCGGCGTGAGTGGGCGCGGCGGCCCGGCGGGACCGGCACCGTTTGATGTGGGAGGATGAGAGGCCAGGCGCTTTGCGCGCTTGCCAGCAGGAACATTGCCCGCTGCGGCGGGGGCGCTCACTTCGTTGGGCGCCGACCCGCTGTAAGGGGGGCTGGCAGGCTGGCCTGGCGCGCTGTGCGCCTGCTGCCAGACGCCTTCGCCGGGTACAGCAGACTCCTGGCCTGCTCGACGCCAGGGGTCGTCCCAGTTATAGGGGGTTGGGTTTCGCCACCCTTCAGGGGGTGGGTACTCTGGTTTCATCTGGCGCCTTTCTCTGGCTGGGGTGCTCCCCGCTTACTCTGCCTCATGTGTCTTGCCCGTTTTGTCTCTCAGGTTGTCGAGCATCGCCGCGCACGCATCTGTTTAATGCGATTACCAGCGGCTCAACCGCAACGAGTTTATTATACCATTGCTTCCCGCGCGCTTGAGTTTATGCTCCATACACTACACGTCTGGCCGCAAGCCAGGGTAACTGGATAGAGTGTGAACCTGCTCACAATTTTTACAGCAGAGGTTATCCGGGAACGAGGTGTCGGTTCTCCGCAAGAATAGGACCATTAGGCCACGCTGCTGGCGCATGAAGAGGCAGCCAGTTCCACCACCTATCGGGGGTTGCCATTTGTAGCGCCGCCCCCCTTCGGGAAGGGGCGCGGCCAAGCGGCCCTCCTGGCGGCTCAACGTCGGCCTGCTGGCGCCGTGGCTCGGAGAGCGAACGCTCGCCCTGGCGCAGCGATGGCCGCCTGGAAGGCGGCGCTACA comes from Ktedonobacterales bacterium and encodes:
- a CDS encoding LCP family protein; this translates as MKPEYPPPEGWRNPTPYNWDDPWRRAGQESAVPGEGVWQQAHSAPGQPASPPYSGSAPNEVSAPAAAGNVPAGKRAKRLASHPPTSNGAGPAGPPRPLTPRERLRKRNRRLLWLFIPTAILTVLAAVAGSLVLYFGPLLQLIQTSTNHQVARGGQEQGIDVPRDILSGERVNVLLLGSDNDTQKFGGSGMLGNGVLTQTIIVVSLDPASKTVDLISIPRDSWVNMPGTNRCMKLDEIAGQGDGSDQAIQFERTVVERDYGIPIWRYAWVGLEGFVKVIDTLGGVDVDVLHPIVDDAYPNDVGNSDQFGYKRLYIQSGPQHLNGRAALEYVRSRHSDQSGDFGRSQRQQSVLLALEKKANTGNLVDKIPDLATDLQGNVLTDMTVKEITEVANFAKDIAHQNIKQIVLAPPDYSAGQGTLFRSNGEQTYALLPNWQAVNQTIQSTIHPDPAINQNQPCTVNPVPGQWSGQTTG
- a CDS encoding protein kinase; the protein is METKRTGRTSLGDGRYELREPIATGGMATVYKAWDTRVERIVAVKILRSLAKTDRRAIERFRREAHAAARLSHPNAVTIYDFLEERGEHYLIMEYVEGVNLKQYLAQKNSLSPQEAVQITGQICSVLQVAHAQGFIHRDIKPQNIMITPDGQAKLTDFGIVRVMEAAGLTNTGIVLGTADYLAPEQARGEPLSPASDLYSLGVVLYEMLAGRPPFVGSSAVQVAMQHANNVPPPPSKYNARIPRALELVVKKALQKEPERRYTSAEAMRKALRESLKKSIEEGITIPGSLLAVDQQPHRRVTAPPGASERPKHTSRPVDASPPPDRSFSPPGSVSPLAGPGARARSSRWTSLVMIIVVIILLVSLALGVYFAFIKSPGHAFIAPAAQASQTQATGRQQIQEPA
- a CDS encoding PspC domain-containing protein, with amino-acid sequence MRSVTQQHLHRSTTNKMVAGVCGGLGEFLGIDATIVRLVVLLLVIPFSILIGLFYVALVLLLPPEKPAPMAG
- a CDS encoding LOG family protein gives rise to the protein MAEARAESYIITVFGSSRCPEDSTIYRDAHELGKQLAEADFTVCNGGYDGAMQAVSRGAREAGGHVIGIMVDQLFRASIPNPWLVERIQAETIFARLEALTNRADGFVVVTGGTGTLTELFLVWSLSLLDGPGPRPIILLGENWRPVLESLVANLDVHPKDLAAVQIAATPANAIALLQQRLEHKRIEP
- a CDS encoding HD domain-containing protein, with the translated sequence MEREQLLAAARAHVRARLGDDSSGHDWRHVERVVRLARRLAEEEGADVFLCELAALTHDLADWKLNPDEARALEEVRDWLAQHEADAPTIARVMEIITHLSFKGGGQPPMHTLEGQIVQDADRLDAIGAIGIARAFAYGGAKGLLLHDPEARPRGQMTAEEYRGQQAATITHFHEKLLLLKDRMHTATARRLAAHRHAVLEAFLAEFEAEWEGAR
- the dnaA gene encoding chromosomal replication initiator protein DnaA produces the protein MPLNEPPFTDQSGRAVGPLGPSLNPRYTFAGFIVGSSNRLAHAASLAVAEKPGTSYNPLYLYGGVGLGKTHLLHAIGHSALARGLAVLYISSETFTNEIVNAIRYRSTEEFRAKYRSVDVLLVDDIQFIAGKESTEEEFFHTFNSLHESSKQIVICSDRPPKLITHLEERLRSRFEWGLIADIQLPDLELRTAILRAKVDYMQRLVPNEVIDFVARRVDTNIRELEGSLNRVLAYAELHQSALSVETARLALQNLAIDIKGNQPTLPQITRCIADYYHIPEALLRGRQRDRYVVLPRQIAMFLMRQETDASTTDIGNELGGRDHTTIIHGYEKIAQEIKENATLKREIEAIRQMLFNR
- a CDS encoding RidA family protein; the encoded protein is MQREQVKTQHAPAAIGPYSQAIKAGGMIFAAGQIPLDPATGQFITGDIQAQTERVLENIRAVLTAAGASFEAVVKTTVFLKSMSDFAAMNEVYARYFTETPPARSTVAVADLPRGALVEIECIALAG